A genome region from Archaeoglobus fulgidus DSM 4304 includes the following:
- a CDS encoding tetrahydromethanopterin S-methyltransferase subunit H family protein: MFRFENQKVFEIGGVKIGGEVGENPTVLIGSIFYGKHKIVEDEKRGIFDREGAEALIREMEDLSDKTGNPGLLDVVGMSEEAMIKYIDFVADVTDSPFLIDSAIADIKLAGVKHADEVGLSDRVIYNSISPESKDAEIEALANSKVEAAVVLAYTYNVISSAARLQALEKAMAKVEKAGITKPIVDTFVMDVPSLPAAAKAAIDIKRKYGLPTGSGAHNAIGSWKGFKNMFGKEAEKAATIVAVTMQIILGSDFVLYGPIEDCREVFPAMYTIDTAYKYFRRTKDWIEMV, encoded by the coding sequence ATGTTCAGGTTCGAGAACCAGAAGGTGTTTGAGATAGGAGGAGTAAAAATAGGCGGAGAGGTTGGAGAGAATCCGACGGTGCTGATTGGAAGCATCTTTTACGGAAAGCACAAAATCGTAGAGGACGAGAAGAGGGGAATATTTGACAGAGAGGGGGCTGAGGCGCTAATCAGGGAAATGGAGGATCTGAGCGACAAAACAGGCAATCCGGGATTGCTTGATGTTGTGGGGATGAGCGAGGAGGCGATGATAAAGTACATCGACTTCGTTGCTGACGTCACCGACAGCCCCTTCCTCATCGATTCTGCCATCGCGGACATAAAGCTCGCAGGAGTTAAGCATGCAGATGAGGTGGGGCTTTCCGACAGGGTAATCTACAACTCAATCTCGCCCGAATCGAAAGACGCCGAGATAGAAGCGCTTGCTAACAGCAAAGTTGAAGCGGCAGTGGTGCTCGCATACACCTACAACGTTATCAGCAGCGCTGCAAGGCTTCAGGCTCTGGAAAAGGCCATGGCGAAGGTTGAAAAGGCGGGGATAACCAAGCCAATCGTTGACACGTTTGTAATGGACGTTCCGAGCCTTCCCGCTGCGGCGAAGGCGGCAATTGACATAAAGAGGAAATACGGGCTTCCAACGGGCTCCGGTGCGCACAACGCGATAGGAAGCTGGAAAGGATTTAAGAACATGTTCGGGAAGGAGGCGGAGAAGGCGGCGACAATCGTTGCTGTTACGATGCAGATCATCCTCGGCTCGGACTTCGTGCTCTACGGCCCAATTGAGGACTGCAGAGAGGTGTTCCCGGCGATGTACACAATAGACACAGCATACAAGTACTTCAGGCGCACGAAGGACTGGATAGAGATGGTCTGA
- a CDS encoding ASKHA domain-containing protein: protein MVSVTFEPVGKKVEDEPDTILEIARRNGVLIRSDCGGKGVCGKCKVVVVDYRGSLSDITDHERKHLIEEEISKGYRLACQARVEEGRATIFIPPESRLERRKVAGLTIEKEVELNPAVRKVYAEIQPPSIEDQLPDYDRLTRALGDFSLDLETLSEMPKLLREAEWRVTATFWNGRLIDLEKGDVSDRCYGVAVDVGSSKIICHLVDLKSGETIATGYSDNPQVAYGEDIVSRITYASKSAENRKRLQTVVVETVNQIIAELCNESGVDLRHVYEVMIVGNSVMHHLFFGIEPRFIGVSPFTPAVRRGVSFPAEDVGLRINRKGYVSSLPLVAGFVGADAVANIAITGIHKAEEISMVIDIGTNTEIVIGNREKLGVCSAPSGPAFEGAHITFGMKAISGAIDSVRIERDEVIYTTIDNAKAKGLCGTGLIDLIAELYRNGIINRNGKFVKDHSRIIVDGVPKFVVAKAEETEFGKPITVSEKDINELLMAKGAIKSGWMILSERLGIEPDKIERIYLAGSFGRHINVENAKVIGLLPDIPSEKITFAGDTAVGGAKMALKSVRVRDEMEDVVSRLNYVELSVEKNFYSVFVRAIPI, encoded by the coding sequence ATGGTGTCGGTGACCTTCGAGCCGGTCGGAAAGAAGGTTGAGGATGAGCCGGACACAATACTCGAAATAGCGAGGAGGAACGGAGTTCTCATCAGGTCCGACTGCGGAGGCAAGGGAGTTTGCGGGAAGTGCAAGGTTGTCGTGGTTGACTACAGGGGAAGTTTGAGCGATATTACCGATCATGAGAGAAAGCACCTGATCGAGGAGGAGATAAGCAAAGGATACAGGCTTGCCTGTCAGGCGAGGGTTGAGGAGGGCAGGGCGACGATTTTCATACCACCGGAAAGCAGGCTCGAAAGGAGGAAGGTTGCGGGGCTTACGATAGAAAAAGAAGTCGAGCTGAATCCTGCGGTCAGAAAGGTTTACGCGGAAATTCAGCCTCCGAGCATTGAAGACCAGCTTCCCGACTACGACAGGTTGACGAGGGCTCTGGGAGACTTCAGCCTCGATTTGGAAACGCTATCCGAAATGCCGAAGCTTTTGAGGGAGGCTGAGTGGAGGGTAACGGCCACCTTCTGGAATGGCAGACTCATTGACCTTGAGAAGGGAGACGTTAGCGACAGGTGTTACGGCGTGGCCGTTGACGTCGGATCGTCCAAAATCATCTGCCACCTCGTCGATTTGAAGAGCGGTGAGACCATCGCAACTGGCTACTCCGACAATCCGCAGGTTGCGTACGGAGAGGACATAGTTTCGAGAATAACCTACGCCTCGAAGTCCGCTGAAAACAGAAAGAGGCTCCAGACGGTTGTCGTTGAGACCGTGAACCAGATAATAGCTGAGCTCTGCAACGAAAGCGGTGTTGACTTACGGCACGTTTACGAGGTGATGATTGTTGGCAACTCCGTGATGCACCACCTGTTTTTCGGCATCGAACCGAGGTTCATCGGTGTCTCTCCCTTCACTCCCGCCGTCAGGAGGGGTGTGAGCTTTCCAGCAGAAGATGTTGGGCTGAGAATCAACAGGAAGGGATACGTGAGCTCACTGCCTCTCGTAGCGGGATTTGTCGGTGCGGATGCGGTTGCAAACATTGCCATAACAGGAATACACAAAGCTGAGGAGATTTCGATGGTTATCGACATCGGAACGAACACCGAGATTGTCATCGGCAACAGAGAGAAGCTTGGTGTGTGCTCTGCCCCTTCTGGTCCAGCTTTTGAGGGAGCCCACATCACCTTCGGCATGAAGGCCATTAGCGGGGCGATAGACAGCGTGAGAATTGAGAGGGATGAGGTCATATACACCACCATCGACAACGCCAAGGCGAAGGGGCTGTGCGGAACGGGGCTTATCGACCTCATCGCAGAGCTCTACAGGAACGGAATAATCAACAGAAACGGCAAATTCGTAAAGGACCACAGCAGAATAATCGTTGATGGGGTTCCTAAGTTCGTCGTTGCCAAGGCGGAAGAGACTGAGTTCGGAAAGCCGATAACGGTGAGCGAGAAGGACATAAACGAGCTTCTGATGGCCAAAGGGGCGATAAAGTCGGGATGGATGATTCTTTCGGAAAGGTTGGGGATTGAGCCCGACAAAATCGAGAGAATTTACCTTGCCGGATCCTTCGGAAGGCACATTAACGTCGAAAATGCGAAGGTCATCGGGTTGCTGCCCGACATACCTTCGGAGAAGATAACCTTCGCCGGCGACACGGCAGTTGGCGGAGCGAAGATGGCTCTGAAATCGGTCAGAGTGAGGGATGAGATGGAAGACGTTGTCAGCAGGCTGAATTACGTAGAGCTTTCGGTTGAGAAGAACTTTTACAGCGTTTTTGTTCGTGCAATACCAATTTAA
- a CDS encoding corrinoid protein, with protein MSNLFYIKSFIFLSQLTLIESFFIFSKLHGGDTLEEFVQALADLDEAKTVDLTKKRVDSGEDPFTILEDVRKATDIIGKRFEEGRYFVSDLIMAGEILKQVMEILRPLLGEKKAESKGKVVIGSVEGDVHDIGKNIVIALLEAEGFEVVDIGVDQPPEAFVEAANQHNPDVVGLSGLLTEAIESMKRTVEALRKAGYKGKIIIGGGRTSEEAKEYTGADDWADDAAVGVRKIKALVGVE; from the coding sequence ATGTCAAATTTGTTTTACATCAAATCATTTATTTTTTTGAGTCAATTAACCTTAATAGAGTCATTTTTCATCTTCTCCAAGCTTCACGGAGGTGATACCTTGGAAGAGTTCGTTCAGGCCTTGGCAGACCTCGACGAGGCAAAGACCGTAGATCTGACAAAGAAGAGAGTTGATAGCGGAGAGGATCCATTCACCATTCTTGAGGACGTCAGAAAGGCAACTGACATCATTGGAAAGCGCTTTGAGGAGGGAAGGTACTTCGTCTCAGACCTGATAATGGCGGGAGAAATTCTCAAGCAGGTAATGGAAATCCTAAGACCGCTGCTGGGAGAGAAGAAGGCTGAAAGCAAGGGAAAGGTTGTGATAGGCTCGGTGGAGGGTGATGTCCACGACATAGGCAAGAACATTGTCATTGCGCTGCTTGAGGCTGAGGGCTTTGAAGTTGTTGATATAGGTGTTGACCAGCCCCCTGAAGCCTTTGTTGAGGCTGCAAATCAGCACAATCCGGATGTTGTTGGTCTCTCAGGCCTGCTTACCGAAGCTATAGAGAGCATGAAGAGGACGGTTGAGGCCTTAAGAAAAGCTGGCTACAAGGGCAAGATAATCATAGGCGGTGGAAGGACGAGCGAGGAGGCAAAGGAGTACACGGGAGCAGATGACTGGGCGGACGATGCCGCTGTCGGTGTGAGGAAGATCAAGGCTCTTGTGGGGGTGGAGTAG
- a CDS encoding uroporphyrinogen decarboxylase family protein, whose product MNAEQLMEERRQRIEDVVKGKEPDRVPIYASTSLLFHVRYAGYKAKEALFDYGKFKESVIKTAKDFDFDIMRASYGLEGILFVLAFHNAPEIAKGMRFLTAHYHKILGDVYTKWPGMELSDDAHPQFIGKPVMNVDEYDAFTENPLEFINEVALPRACQNMKSAADRNAVIARLGAEVVRYTNTIQELGRELAELGYPSFATSWSYAPLDLIGDYLRDIKNVAIDLYRVPEKVKSATEAVTPLFIEMAERTGMPPKVAREIFGSDVVLCFYPLHLTEYLNPKLYNEYYWPYLNEVLHKVADMGQVNFVLFEGRHDAHLETLLEAPKKKVVGVFEKTDPRKVREVLGDHVILVSGPPNSLLIGGTPQKVEEYMKSLLEDCKEGGMMVYPGVDGGISRDARPENVKAVIEAVKKYGRY is encoded by the coding sequence ATGAACGCTGAGCAGCTCATGGAGGAGAGAAGGCAGAGAATTGAGGACGTGGTAAAGGGGAAGGAGCCTGATAGGGTGCCAATATACGCTTCCACTTCTCTGCTTTTTCACGTAAGGTACGCTGGCTACAAGGCGAAAGAGGCTCTGTTCGACTACGGAAAGTTCAAGGAGAGTGTTATAAAGACGGCAAAAGACTTCGACTTCGACATTATGAGGGCTTCATACGGCCTTGAGGGCATACTCTTCGTTCTTGCCTTCCACAACGCTCCGGAAATAGCCAAAGGTATGAGGTTTCTCACCGCCCACTACCACAAAATTCTTGGCGACGTTTACACCAAGTGGCCGGGAATGGAGCTCAGCGACGACGCGCATCCGCAGTTCATTGGAAAGCCCGTCATGAACGTTGACGAATACGATGCATTTACAGAAAATCCGCTTGAGTTCATAAACGAGGTTGCCCTTCCGAGAGCCTGTCAGAACATGAAAAGCGCCGCTGACAGAAACGCGGTGATAGCGAGGCTTGGAGCGGAGGTTGTTAGATACACAAACACCATACAGGAGCTGGGAAGGGAGCTTGCAGAGCTTGGCTATCCTTCTTTCGCCACATCCTGGAGCTACGCTCCGCTCGACCTCATCGGCGATTATCTGAGGGATATCAAAAACGTGGCCATCGACCTTTACAGAGTTCCAGAGAAGGTTAAATCCGCCACAGAGGCCGTAACGCCGCTTTTCATCGAGATGGCGGAGAGGACGGGCATGCCGCCAAAGGTGGCAAGAGAAATCTTCGGCAGCGATGTCGTGCTCTGCTTCTACCCCCTCCACCTCACCGAGTACCTGAATCCGAAGCTGTACAACGAGTACTACTGGCCCTACCTCAACGAGGTTCTTCACAAGGTTGCCGATATGGGGCAGGTGAACTTCGTGCTCTTTGAGGGCAGACACGATGCGCACCTCGAAACGCTGTTAGAAGCTCCAAAGAAGAAGGTCGTTGGAGTTTTCGAGAAAACCGACCCAAGAAAGGTGAGAGAGGTTCTCGGAGACCACGTAATCCTCGTGTCAGGTCCTCCGAACTCTCTGCTGATAGGAGGCACACCTCAGAAGGTGGAGGAGTACATGAAGAGCCTTCTGGAGGACTGCAAGGAGGGCGGGATGATGGTCTATCCGGGTGTGGACGGAGGTATTTCGAGGGACGCAAGGCCTGAGAACGTTAAGGCTGTGATCGAAGCCGTGAAGAAGTACGGAAGGTACTGA
- a CDS encoding MFS transporter, whose product MGENSKFLPWMVATGAMLAFTVRWLHYLYSFTAPQIMDEFGVPAATASLMVTANSIGMVVGGFLIGVLCDKIGVRVTLSIAAVVVGVFTIFVGYAQSIYMAIVMFGIAGLFSWLSSAFPKIARAWFPPSLYSTANSYMFLGFRLSALFMGPVVASIVITSGWRSAWIDMGILCILMGVLAFALIRDKKDVQVEQSKVSVGEVFKYRDAWILFGAYSMWLIGCVMYVVFTITYLQKGLQLDPMTSGWLWSLLQLVGIISMYTLLPLSDLLASKGIISRKNFAGIMFLVASVAFFIFGSLKPGMPITYYAASIVLVGLGALLLTTIPAPLISERFPPNIAGTATGFITAVGQWPFIVMPPIAGMLAATYGWGFIYQVSAPFIAIGGMILILLMKPPQKVSA is encoded by the coding sequence ATGGGTGAAAATTCGAAGTTTCTTCCCTGGATGGTTGCAACTGGAGCGATGCTGGCTTTCACGGTGAGGTGGCTGCACTATCTCTATTCCTTCACCGCTCCGCAGATTATGGACGAGTTCGGTGTTCCTGCTGCGACCGCCTCGCTGATGGTTACCGCGAACTCCATAGGTATGGTTGTTGGAGGGTTTTTGATAGGCGTTCTCTGCGACAAAATAGGTGTGAGGGTAACTCTGAGCATTGCCGCAGTTGTGGTGGGTGTTTTCACGATTTTCGTCGGTTACGCCCAGAGCATATACATGGCCATTGTGATGTTCGGAATTGCGGGGCTTTTCTCCTGGCTTAGCTCCGCATTTCCGAAAATTGCGAGAGCTTGGTTCCCGCCTTCGCTGTATTCCACCGCAAACAGCTACATGTTTCTCGGCTTCAGGCTGTCGGCTCTGTTCATGGGGCCTGTGGTTGCATCAATAGTAATCACAAGCGGATGGAGGAGCGCCTGGATTGACATGGGTATTCTGTGCATTCTGATGGGTGTTCTCGCCTTTGCGCTCATAAGGGACAAGAAGGATGTCCAGGTTGAGCAGAGCAAAGTTTCGGTAGGGGAGGTTTTCAAATACAGGGACGCGTGGATTCTCTTCGGAGCCTACTCGATGTGGCTTATAGGCTGCGTCATGTACGTGGTCTTCACCATAACCTACCTGCAGAAGGGACTTCAGCTCGACCCGATGACATCGGGCTGGCTCTGGAGCCTGCTTCAGCTCGTCGGAATAATCTCCATGTACACCCTGCTGCCCCTCTCCGACCTGCTCGCTTCCAAGGGCATAATCAGCAGAAAGAACTTTGCGGGGATAATGTTCCTTGTGGCATCCGTGGCGTTCTTCATCTTTGGATCGCTGAAGCCCGGAATGCCGATAACCTACTACGCAGCTTCCATCGTGCTGGTGGGGCTTGGAGCGCTGCTATTAACCACGATACCAGCACCGCTTATTTCCGAGCGCTTCCCGCCGAACATCGCAGGAACGGCTACGGGCTTCATAACAGCAGTTGGGCAGTGGCCCTTCATAGTGATGCCGCCCATCGCGGGAATGCTTGCAGCCACCTACGGATGGGGCTTCATCTACCAGGTTTCGGCTCCCTTCATAGCCATAGGCGGGATGATTCTGATACTCCTCATGAAGCCCCCGCAGAAGGTCTCAGCTTAA